The Sulfitobacter donghicola DSW-25 = KCTC 12864 = JCM 14565 genome has a segment encoding these proteins:
- the murC gene encoding UDP-N-acetylmuramate--L-alanine ligase: MNAATKLPGDVGAIHFVGIGGIGMSGIAEVLLNHGYQVQGSDLKSTPITNRLAELGAKIFEGQRAENVENAQVVVISSAIKPGNPELDAARAMGLPVVRRAEMLAELMRLKSNIAIAGTHGKTTTTTMVAALLDGGGFDPTVVNGGIIHAYGSNARKGEGEWMVVEADESDGTFNRLPATIAIVTNIDPEHMEHWGTIENLRQGFLDFTSNIPFYGVAVCCTDHPEVQSLVGKITDRRVITYGFNAQADVRVVGLHYKAGVAHFDVHLQNEDIVIKDCELPMPGDHNVSNALSAIAVARHLGMKGEEIRDALKSFGGVNRRFTKVGEVDGVTIIDDYGHHPVEIAAVLKAARQATEGRIIAVHQPHRYSRLSHHFDEFCSCFNDCDVVGIADVYSAGEEPIEGADRDALVAGLIQHGHRHARRVDGAEDLARLVAEQARPGDMVVCLGAGTISGWANGLPDALRALKGAAA; the protein is encoded by the coding sequence ATGAACGCCGCAACCAAACTGCCCGGAGACGTAGGCGCAATCCATTTTGTTGGCATCGGTGGGATCGGCATGTCGGGCATTGCCGAAGTGTTGCTGAACCACGGCTATCAGGTTCAGGGTTCTGATCTGAAATCTACGCCGATTACCAACCGCCTTGCCGAATTAGGTGCCAAGATTTTTGAAGGCCAAAGGGCAGAAAACGTAGAAAACGCCCAAGTGGTGGTGATTTCCTCCGCGATCAAACCAGGCAACCCAGAGCTAGACGCCGCGCGCGCCATGGGCCTGCCTGTTGTACGCCGCGCAGAAATGCTGGCCGAGTTGATGCGCCTGAAATCCAATATCGCAATTGCCGGTACACATGGGAAAACAACAACCACAACGATGGTTGCCGCGCTGCTGGATGGGGGGGGCTTTGACCCTACTGTTGTGAATGGTGGCATCATCCACGCCTATGGCTCAAACGCGCGCAAGGGCGAGGGCGAGTGGATGGTTGTCGAGGCCGATGAAAGCGACGGCACGTTTAACCGCCTGCCAGCCACCATCGCGATCGTCACCAACATCGATCCCGAGCATATGGAGCATTGGGGCACGATCGAAAACCTGCGTCAGGGCTTTTTGGATTTCACCTCGAACATCCCGTTTTACGGCGTTGCCGTTTGCTGCACCGACCACCCCGAAGTGCAAAGCCTTGTCGGTAAAATTACCGATCGCCGCGTGATTACCTATGGATTTAATGCGCAGGCCGATGTGCGTGTTGTTGGCCTGCACTATAAGGCAGGCGTGGCGCATTTTGATGTCCATCTGCAAAACGAAGACATCGTAATCAAGGATTGCGAACTGCCGATGCCGGGGGATCATAACGTATCAAACGCCCTGTCGGCGATTGCCGTTGCCCGTCATCTTGGCATGAAGGGCGAAGAAATCCGCGACGCACTCAAGAGCTTTGGTGGTGTTAATCGCCGCTTTACCAAAGTTGGCGAAGTGGACGGTGTGACCATCATTGATGACTATGGCCACCACCCTGTTGAGATCGCCGCGGTTCTAAAGGCCGCACGCCAAGCGACCGAAGGGCGGATTATCGCTGTTCACCAGCCACACCGTTATTCCCGCCTGAGCCATCATTTTGATGAGTTCTGTTCCTGCTTTAATGACTGTGACGTCGTCGGCATTGCTGATGTTTATTCCGCCGGTGAAGAGCCTATCGAGGGCGCAGATCGTGATGCGCTGGTTGCTGGCCTGATCCAGCATGGTCACCGCCACGCCCGCCGCGTTGATGGCGCCGAAGACCTTGCCCGTTTGGTCGCAGAACAAGCGCGCCCTGGTGATATGGTCGTTTGCCTTGGGGCAGGGACGATCAGCGGTTGGGCGAATGGTTTGCCAGATGCGTTGCGCGCGCTGAAAGGGGCTGCGGCGTGA
- a CDS encoding DUF2484 family protein translates to MMPSVVWLCIGWVFASVGVACLPIRKQFVPAGILLLAAPVLIVMIGLQFGWIFALLGLAAFISMFRNPLRYLAARLRGENPELPR, encoded by the coding sequence ATGATGCCATCTGTCGTCTGGCTTTGCATCGGGTGGGTCTTTGCGTCGGTTGGTGTCGCATGTTTGCCCATCAGAAAACAATTTGTGCCTGCGGGCATTCTATTGCTGGCAGCGCCGGTTTTGATCGTGATGATCGGGCTTCAATTTGGCTGGATCTTTGCGTTGCTTGGCCTTGCTGCATTTATTTCCATGTTCCGCAATCCTTTGCGCTACCTCGCGGCGCGGTTGCGTGGTGAAAATCCGGAGCTACCAAGGTGA
- a CDS encoding DUF2484 family protein: protein MSLSLTFACIWALIANVLAMTPSKDHHWRNAYILVAVGIPILGYIVVQHGPWVGLLVLAAGCSVLRWPVIYLGRWLRRGGRKTPAE from the coding sequence GTGAGCCTTTCTCTTACTTTTGCCTGTATCTGGGCCTTGATCGCAAATGTTTTGGCGATGACCCCCAGCAAGGACCATCATTGGCGAAACGCCTATATTCTGGTTGCAGTCGGTATCCCGATTTTGGGCTATATCGTGGTGCAGCACGGGCCGTGGGTCGGGCTATTGGTTTTGGCAGCTGGGTGTTCGGTTTTGCGTTGGCCTGTCATTTACTTGGGTCGCTGGCTACGTCGTGGTGGCCGCAAGACACCGGCGGAGTAG
- the murB gene encoding UDP-N-acetylmuramate dehydrogenase, with the protein MTSELPTPRGKLTPQRSLSELTWLRVGGPADYLFQPADLEDLQEFLRDLPDDVRVFPMGVGSNLIVRDGGLRAVVIRLGRGFNGIEIDGGQVTAGAAALDAHVARKAADADLDLTFLRTIPGSIGGAVRMNAGCYGTYTADHFVSAQVVMRSGELVTLTAEALDFKYRQSELEEGAVIVSATFAPPSGDAATLHARMEDQLAKRDATQPTKDRSAGSTFRNPAGFSSTGREDDVHDLKAWKVIQDAGMKGAQRGGAQMSLKHANFLINTGDATAADLEGLGEEVRKKVYDSSGITLVWEIMRIGEK; encoded by the coding sequence ATGACGAGTGAACTTCCCACGCCACGCGGCAAACTAACCCCCCAGCGTAGCCTGTCCGAGCTGACATGGCTGCGGGTTGGTGGCCCTGCGGATTATTTGTTTCAACCTGCTGATCTAGAGGATTTGCAGGAGTTCCTGCGAGACCTGCCAGACGATGTTCGGGTGTTTCCGATGGGTGTTGGGTCAAACCTGATTGTGCGCGACGGCGGTCTGCGCGCGGTTGTGATCCGATTGGGCCGTGGCTTTAACGGGATAGAGATCGACGGCGGCCAAGTAACCGCAGGCGCTGCGGCGCTGGATGCGCATGTGGCGCGAAAGGCGGCTGATGCTGACCTTGACCTCACATTTTTGCGCACGATCCCAGGCAGCATTGGCGGCGCAGTGCGCATGAATGCTGGCTGTTATGGGACCTACACGGCGGATCACTTTGTCTCTGCTCAGGTGGTGATGCGTTCGGGAGAGCTGGTGACCCTGACGGCAGAGGCGCTTGATTTCAAATACCGTCAAAGCGAGTTGGAAGAGGGGGCTGTTATCGTCAGCGCAACCTTTGCCCCGCCCAGCGGCGATGCGGCCACGCTTCACGCCCGTATGGAAGACCAGCTGGCCAAACGTGACGCCACGCAGCCCACCAAAGACCGCAGTGCTGGGTCAACCTTTCGCAATCCGGCGGGTTTCAGCTCAACAGGGCGCGAAGATGATGTGCATGACCTAAAGGCGTGGAAGGTCATTCAAGACGCTGGAATGAAGGGCGCCCAGCGGGGTGGGGCGCAAATGTCGCTCAAACACGCTAACTTTTTGATCAATACAGGCGATGCAACCGCCGCCGATCTGGAAGGTTTAGGCGAAGAAGTGAGAAAAAAGGTTTACGATTCCAGTGG